The Pocillopora verrucosa isolate sample1 chromosome 2, ASM3666991v2, whole genome shotgun sequence genome has a segment encoding these proteins:
- the LOC131799548 gene encoding uncharacterized protein: protein MRLNERCVAEFSTSSAPIDKEGFLNKKGEVNRGYQRRWFILKGNLLYYFEKRSDKEPIGVIVLDNCHVELAESGEPYAFQITFGGDGSRTYILGADTPKEMESWMRAITHSNYEYLRMMVESFESTLAKLTSDDLVSSSSSDGSNISRASGLTVVNTEGQRSNADPTFEIPSSIGKEKLGVEYRDGLDDIKLKKKLDVPVSSSEIGRSDISGDAIVNRSGSIVGNLINLDDDDDDQIPIQNEFALDEGFYSFHKHSTQLMPLSYSDLERLEDMHNDDLLCRLSGNMPSRSRDDSDLIRRVKREELSRQQRPKSERRRNNIGTMYHNIETKESLEREKSRSLPRSGNQVDDTGYHPEHGSVFKFLHEHYSASIWVKCKELWGQDNVRPPVQQ from the coding sequence ATGAGGTTAAACGAACGTTGTGTTGCTGAGTTTTCTACTTCCTCAGCTCCAATCGACAAAGAAGGCTTTCTCAATAAGAAGGGCGAAGTAAATCGAGGATATCAGCGACGTTGGTTTATTTTAAAGGGAAATCTTTTGTATTATTTTGAGAAGAGATCTGACAAAGAGCCCATCGGAGTGATTGTGTTGGATAATTGTCACGTTGAGTTAGCAGAAAGTGGAGAACCATACGCATTTCAGATAACTTTTGGCGGAGATGGGTCCAGGACTTATATTCTTGGTGCTGATACACCGAAAGAAATGGAATCTTGGATGAGAGCGATCACTCATTCGAATTATGAGTACTTGAGAATGATGGTAGAGTCCTTTGAAAGCACGTTAGCAAAATTAACTTCGGATGACCTAGTTAGTTCGAGCTCAAGTGACGGTTCAAATATTTCCAGAGCCTCAGGCCTTACTGTGGTAAATACTGAAGGACAAAGGTCGAACGCTGATCCAACTTTTGAGATTCCTAGTTCGATTGGGAAAGAAAAGCTTGGTGTTGAGTACAGAGATGGGCTGGATGATATTAAACTTAAAAAGAAGCTGGATGTTCCTGTTTCTTCTTCAGAAATTGGCCGCAGTGACATCTCTGGTGATGCTATTGTCAATAGATCCGGATCAATAGTTGGTAATCTGATCAATcttgatgacgatgatgatgatcagATTCCAATTCAGAATGAGTTTGCACTTGACGAGGGCTTTTATTCATTCCATAAACACTCCACTCAGCTGATGCCATTAAGCTATTCAGACCTGGAGCGCCTAGAGGATATGCACAATGATGATTTGTTATGTAGATTGTCAGGAAATATGCCCTCCAGAAGTAGAGATGACTCTGATTTGATTAGAAGGGTTAAACGTGAAGAATTGTCCCGACAACAGAGACCCAAATCTGAACGTAGGAGAAATAATATTGGCACCATGTATCACAATATTGAAACTAAAGAAAGTTTGGAAAGGGAAAAATCTAGATCCCTGCCTAGATCTGGAAATCAAGTAGATGATACAGGTTATCATCCAGAGCATGGAAGTGTCTTCAAATTTCTGCATGAACATTACAGTGCATCAATCTGGGTGAAATGTAAGGAATTATGGGGACAAGATAATGTCAGACCACCAGTGCAGCAATGA
- the LOC131799561 gene encoding putative phospholipase B-like 2, translating into MALTILKCFFLIFGYIIKAKGEESLASVVLGSDGETLLLKPGYDSSQPMAAWGKFDDKINSTGWTFLEIHSNASLSDAVQAKAAGMTEGSLTAELMHKSYQNTLAGYCDAEPEFCETLGKFLGDNLKWISEQIASNPTDKYWYQINLILKQFEGIKEGYLQNKSVPSIDDLGFLLIQADGDLESLEQALKKKKVHHVFGSGSCSALIKLLPDNKDLYISQVTWTSYAEMLRVFKFYDFPFTVSGNKGEIIPGRKASFSSYPGLMTSGDDFYMLSSGMVSQETTIGNSNPDLWKYVYAEGIVLEWMRTLVANRLARTAAEWTYLFGTHNSGTYNNEWMVLDYKLFTPGEPIIPGTLLILEQLPGIVEVADMSVFLQEKTYWASYNLPYFPYIFNMSGTRESYEKFGSWFSYDGAPRAQMFKRDHNKVVDMDSMMKLMRYNDYKHDPLARCNCTPPYSGENAISARSDLNPADGKYPIAALGHRQHGGIDAKLTNSEMVKTLQCVAVSGPTHDQQPVFKWSTSGWKRPMGHPDAWDFEPVTVKWDDDLSDDF; encoded by the exons ATGGCTCTCACAATCTTGAAGTGCTTCTTCCTGATTTTTGGCTACATTATCAAAGCGAAAGGAGAGGAAAGCCTTGCTTCGGTGGTACTTGGTAGTGATGGCGAAACTCTGCTTTTAAAACCTGGATATGATTCCTCTCAGCCTATGGCAGCCTGGGGTAAATTCGATGATAAGATAAATTCCACCGG ATGGACTTTCCTTGAGATCCACTCAAATGCATCATTATCAGATGCAGTGCAAGCAAAGGCAGCAGGAATGACAGAGGGATCTTTAACTGCAGAACTAATGCACAAAAGTTATCAGAACACTTTAGCTGGCTATTGTGATGCTGAACCAGAATTTTGTGAGACACTGGGAAAGTTTTTGGGTGATAACCTGAAGTGGATATCTGAGCAAATTGCCAGCAACCCTACAGATAAATATTGGTACCAG ATAAACCTAATACTTAAGCAGTTTGAGGGAATTAAGGAAGGCTATCTGCAGAACAAAAGTGTTCCTTCAATTGATGATCTAGGATTCCT ccTTATCCAAGCTGATGGTGATCTGGAATCTCTAGAGCAGGCactaaaaaagaagaaagtccATCATGTCTTTGGCTCAGGATCCTGTTCAGCACTTATAAAGTTGTTGCCTGACAACAAAGATTTGTACATCTCTCAAGTCACATGGACATCATATGCAGAGATGTTAAGAGTGTTTAAGTTCTATGATTTTCCATTTACTGTCAGTGGAAATAAAG GAGAAATTATTCCAGGCAGAAAAGCAAGTTTCTCTTCTTACCCTGGCTTGATGACAAGTGGAGATGATTTTTACATGTTAAGCAGTGGAATG GTCTCTCAAGAGACCACAATTGGTAATAGCAATCCAGATCTGTGGAAATATGTTTATGCAGAGGGAATTGTTCTAGAGTGGATGCGCACATTGGTAGCCAATCGTTTGGCAAGAACAGCTGCTGAATGGACTTATCTCTTTGGAACACACAACAGTGGAAC TTACAACAATGAG tgGATGGTTCTTGATTATAAATTATTCACTCCTGGTGAGCCGATCATTCCAGGAACATTGTTGATACTGGAGCAGTTACCTGGGATAGTTGAAGTTGCAGACATGTCTGTCTTCTTGCAGGAGAAGACATACTGGGCTAGCTACAATTTACC ttATTTTCCATACATATTCAACATGAGCGGAACGAGAGAGAGCTATGAGAAGTTTGGCTCGTGGTTTAGTTATGATGGCGCTCCAAGAGCACAGATGTTCAAACGTGATCACAACAAGGTTGTTGATATGGACAGCATGATGAAACTTATGAG gTACAATGACTATAAGCACGATCCATTAGCTCGTTGTAACTGCACCCCACCCTACAGCGGAGAGAATGCCATCTCTGCACGATCGGACTTGAACCCAGCCGATGGAAAGTATCCAATTGCAGCACTGGGTCACAGGCAACATGGAGGAATTGACGCCAAG CTGACAAATTCAGAGATGGTGAAGACATTGCAGTGTGTGGCTGTCAGCGGTCCAACGCATGACCAGCAGCCTGTCTTTAAGTGGAGCACTTCAGGTTGGAAAAGGCCCATGGGACATCCTGACGCCTGGGACTTTGAACCAGTCACTGTCAAGTGGGATGACGATTTGTCGGACGATTTTTAA